The DNA region CGGGTGGCCGGGCGACCGCTGCGCAGCATTGCGGCCCGGACGGCCTCCATGGCGTAAATCGGCGTGAGCTCATCGCTGATGTTGCCGTCCTCGTTCAGACGCAGCAACAAATGCCTCTCGTCGAAACCCATTTTGCGTTCTGTGGGGTTGATGACCTGGTAGCTCGGCTTGGCGGGCCTGCCGGGAGACTGAAACTGGACGCGGTCACCGTATGCCTCCATTTTCTCCATTACCTCTTTTAAAAACTCCGGCGCCAGGCTGTCCAGGTTGCCGTTCCAACGTTTACTTCGCTTGGTACTCAAGTGCGCTGCTTCCTGTGTTGTATCGGCGGCGCGTGACTTGAAAAGGGGAGTGCGCCGCGAGGCGAAATTGTACGCTTGATGGAGATCGTAGCGCCAATAGGACAATCCGTTGCCAGATTGCTGGGTTATCAACGCTGATGGTGCTATTTATAATCAAGCTAACCCCACCCTCTCATAGGTAGCCATCATGACAACAGCCAACACCACCAAGAATTTCAATGCGGAAACGGTGCTGCACCCGCGCAAGGTCGAACGCGTGGTGCCGGGTGTGGCGACCTCTGACGGCGCCGGAGTCAAGCTTACCCGAGTGCTGACGCCCAACCTGCAAAAGCGGCTGGATCCATTTCTGATGCTGGATCATTTCGGCACGGATAATCCCGGCGACTACATCGGTGGCTTCCCCGACCATCCGCACCGCGGTTTCGAGACCGTAACCTACATGATAGAAGGGCGCATGCGCCATCGCGATAGCGCCGGCAACGAGGGCCTGCTGCAAAATGGCGGCGTGCAGTGGATGACGGCCGGCAGGGGCCTGGTGCACTCGGAGTTGCCAGAGCAGGAGGAAGGTCGCATGGAAGGGTTTCAGTTATGGCTCAACCTGCCCGCACGCGACAAAATGACCACGCCTGGCTATCGCGATATCCAAAGCGAGGCCATCCCCGAAGTGCGCTTGCCATCGGGCGTGCTTGTGCGCGTCATCGCTGGTGGCAGCCACGGGGTAGCCGGCGCCATGCAGCGCGACACCACCGAACCCCTGTATCTGGACCTGCACTTCGAGTCAGCCGCCGAATTTTCTCAGTCGCTCGCGCGGGACATGAACGCCTTTATTTATGTCTATCGCGGCGAAGTGCAAGTTCAAGGATATACCGTGCCAGCCCACCGCATGGCGGTCCTGGGCAATGACAAGCAGGCTGACGGCGTGGTGCTGCAGAGCCAAGGGCCGGCACGCGTGCTGCTGGTGGCCGGCAAACCGCTGAACGAGCCTATCGCACAGCACGGTCCATTCGTAATGAACACCCACGAAGAGCTTGTGCAAGCGGTGGCGGACTTCCAGGCCGGGAAGTTCCACCAACCCGTAGCGGGGGCCTAGCTCAGGCCGCCATCAGGCAGCTACGTCTCCGCGACGCGGTGGCGTATTCCCGGGATGCATGTCGTCGTCACCGGGCCGCTGCGGCAGTTGCGGCAGGCCAATTGCCTTGCGCAAACGTTGGCAGTCGGGATTCGGGCTTCCATCGGCCAGCCACGTCGGAAACTCTCGACACGGCGAAGGCCGTTGCTCGTAGATGCCGCAGTGGACCCCATCTTGCCCCACCTCGCCGCGTAGCGCCACGCACGGTTTGCCACCATGCTCGGTCCCCTTCATACAGCCGCGCAGGGCGCTTACCTGTGTGACAAGTTCTGGGGGAACCGTACCGCCGCTTTCTCCGGCTATTTCGCCGCAGTAAAACGATACTCTGAAATGTGCGCAGCATGCCCCGCAGGAGAGGCAAGGGTTGAAACCGGCAACATCGTTGCTGGCTTGTTGCCGAGCCGAGGCGAACGACACAGGATAGGCAAGGAGCGGGCGAACCACCGTCATGAAGCATCTCCTTATGAGATGTGTAGACCGACTTTGGGAAAGCAGGGACGGGATTTTACAGCAAATAAAAAGGCCAACTCTGAAGAGCTGGCCTATATATCTATTTAGTCTTGTTGGTGCCGATGAGAGGAGTCGAACCCCCGACCTTCTCATTACGAATGAGCTGCTCTACCAACTGAGCTACATCGGCGTTCAGCTAATAGCGGTAAATCTTTGCCCGCTTTCTGCCAAGCCCATTATTATACATATTTCCTACGCTGCCCAAGCGCAGCAATGACTGGAGGATGTATGGATTCCATCGTGTGGCTTATGTTGGCGGCCGCTTTGCTGCCGTACGCTGCGGCTATAGCGGCCAAGGCGGGCGGTAGCGCTTTCGACAACAACGAACCGCGGTCCTGGCTGGCGCGGCAAGAGGGTTGGAGGGCGCGCGCCAACGCTGCGCAGAAGAACCTTTTCGAGAGCTTGCCGTTCTTTTATGCCGCTGTATTGCTCGCGCTGTATGCACAAGTCAGCGAAGGCTGGCTGCTGATGCTGATGTCGGCCTGGGTAGGCGTACGAATGATCTATATCGGCGTCTACGTGGCCGGCTACGGCGCTATACGATCCGCCGTGTGGGCCCTGGCTTTCATCATCAATATTGCGATTCTGTTCCTTGCCATGTAAACCGGGGCGACAGGCG from Pollutimonas thiosulfatoxidans includes:
- a CDS encoding pirin family protein is translated as MTTANTTKNFNAETVLHPRKVERVVPGVATSDGAGVKLTRVLTPNLQKRLDPFLMLDHFGTDNPGDYIGGFPDHPHRGFETVTYMIEGRMRHRDSAGNEGLLQNGGVQWMTAGRGLVHSELPEQEEGRMEGFQLWLNLPARDKMTTPGYRDIQSEAIPEVRLPSGVLVRVIAGGSHGVAGAMQRDTTEPLYLDLHFESAAEFSQSLARDMNAFIYVYRGEVQVQGYTVPAHRMAVLGNDKQADGVVLQSQGPARVLLVAGKPLNEPIAQHGPFVMNTHEELVQAVADFQAGKFHQPVAGA
- a CDS encoding YkgJ family cysteine cluster protein translates to MTVVRPLLAYPVSFASARQQASNDVAGFNPCLSCGACCAHFRVSFYCGEIAGESGGTVPPELVTQVSALRGCMKGTEHGGKPCVALRGEVGQDGVHCGIYEQRPSPCREFPTWLADGSPNPDCQRLRKAIGLPQLPQRPGDDDMHPGNTPPRRGDVAA
- a CDS encoding MAPEG family protein produces the protein MDSIVWLMLAAALLPYAAAIAAKAGGSAFDNNEPRSWLARQEGWRARANAAQKNLFESLPFFYAAVLLALYAQVSEGWLLMLMSAWVGVRMIYIGVYVAGYGAIRSAVWALAFIINIAILFLAM